One stretch of Malus domestica chromosome 14, GDT2T_hap1 DNA includes these proteins:
- the LOC103455508 gene encoding AMSH-like ubiquitin thioesterase 1, whose protein sequence is MRSSSSSDRINIAASAQRLDVDNRIPLRIYFRIANNVLKQADIFRHEKNIIDLYIMLLRFSSLVSETIPCHRDYRASVQGEKVFLKKKLFDALNELEELKPAVKQKFKPTVKQKSDEFNRIYGKLNNGWSHNHQIDFVASPLKKQSLISYDATKAAGPAARELVHQPLRSQQFSYARPLEHQFRKLSIVPRPNEETLSRHSVLGPNGLNGQWQPPKSDIGVQYPSILDLTPVEIPRLGQSIEDEHTIIKDEKTNINDASDLEPERSSLEPILTQTTDGGQKDCTAELCSLISFESTETPDDTKLVRQPSPPPVLAEVQDLIPAISSQASEVECGLETLSSDELRAESPLELHISTTMMEHFMKLAKSNTDKSLETCGILGGSLKNRKFYVTALIIPKQESTSNSCQATNEEEIFEVQDKQSLFPLGWIHTHPTQSCFMSSIDLHTHYSYQIMLPEAVAIVMAPQGGSRTHGIFRLTNPGGMSVIRQCQHRGFHPHDQPPDGGPIYKTCADVYMNPDLKFDVIDLR, encoded by the exons ATGAGGTCGTCGTCTTCTTCCGATAGAATTAACATTGCTGCGAGTGCTCAGAGACTCGATGTCGACAATCGGATTCCTCTGCGTATTTACTTTCGGATCGCAAACAATGTCCTCAAGCAG GCTGACATATTTCGACACGAGAAGAATATTATAGACCTATACATTATGCTACTAAGGTTTTCAAG TTTGGTCTCTGAGACAATACCGTGTCATCGAGACTATAGAGCATCTGTTCAAGGAGAGAAGGTTTTCTTGAAAAAG AAATTGTTTGATGCTCTGAATGAGCTCGAGGAGCTCAAGCCAGCAGTGAAACAGAAATTTAAGCCAACAGTGAAACAGAAGAGCGATGAGTTTAACAGAATATATGGAAAGTTGAACAACGGGTGGAGCCATAATCACCAAATTGATTTTGTGGCATCCCCTCTCAAGAAGCAATCTTTGATTAGCTACGATGCAACCAAG GCAGCAGGACCAGCTGCAAGAGAACTTGTCCATCAACCTCTAAGGTCTCAACAATTTTCCTATGCCAGGCCTTTGGAGCATCAATTTCGCAAACT ATCCATAGTTCCACGTCCAAATGAGGAAACTCTTTCCAGACATTCTGTTTTGGGCCCAAATGGGCTTAATGGACAGTGGCAGCCACCCAAAAGTGATATAGGG GTTCAGTATCCAAGTATTTTAGACTTGACTCCTGTTGAAATCCCAAG ACTGGGGCAGTCCATAGAAGATGAACATACAATTATAAAAGATGAAAAGACAAATATAAATGACGCTAGCGATTTGGAACCTGAAAGGTCAAGTTTGGAACCAATTCTTACCCAGACTACTGATGGTGGCCAGAAGGATTGTACAGCAGAACTTTGCTCCCTCATTTCTTTTGAATCAACAGAAACTCCTGATGATACAAAACTTGTCAGACAGCCTTCTCCTCCGCCTGTTCTTGCGGAAGTACAAGATTTGATCCCAGCAATTTCATCTCAAGCCTCTGAGGTAGAATGTGGACTGGAGACTCTTTCATCAGATGAACTTCGTGCTGAATCTCCCCTGGAATTACATATT TCAACAACAATGATGGAACATTTCATGAAGCTGGCTAAGTCAAATACTGACAAGAGCTTAGAGACTTGTGGCATCCTAGGAGGCTCACTA aaaaacagaaaattttATGTTACAGCTCTCATCATACCCAAACAGGAGTCAACTTCGAATTCG TGTCAGGCCACGAATGAAGAGGAAATATTTGAAGTTCAGGATAAACAATCTCTCTTTCCTCTTGGCTGGATACAT ACGCATCCTACACAGTCTTGCTTCATGTCGTCGATTGATCTCCATACCCATTATTCATATCAG ATTATGTTGCCGGAAGCTGTTGCAATTGTCATGGCACCACAAGGTGGTTCAAG AACCCATGGCATTTTCCGATTGACAAACCCAGGCGGCATGTCAGTCATTAGACAGTGCCAGCACCGTGGTTTTCATCCACACGATCAGCCACCAGACGGTGGACCCATTTACAAGACCTGTGCAGATGTTTATATGAACCCCGATCTAAAGTTTGACGTTATTGATCTTCGATAG